The DNA region AACGGCAACAGCTCGCCGAGCGGATCAAGCCCGTGGCTGCGCAGGATCGCGGTGGTGCCGTGCTCGATCCGGAAGCTGATCTGCCGCACCGCGGGTCCCGCCATGGTGATATGATCGAGCGAGAACAGCAGCGCCTCGCCGAAGGTCCGGCTCGACACCAGCGCATAGCCGTAGATGCCGTAATCGCTGATGCGCTGCCGCGCGCCGGCAAGCAGCGCGATGTCGGAGCGCTTCGCCAGCCGCATGGCGTTGCGATAGATCGACAGCCGCTGGCGATGCGAGATGCGGGCATGCGGATCCTCGAGCTGCGTGGCATCGAGGCCGGTCCGCGCAAACAGTTCGCGGACCGAGACGCCCTGCGAGGCCAGCTCAGCCGCCAGCGCGCCGAGGCCGAGCAGGCTCTGCGTCGGCGCATCGGGATCGCTCGAGATCGGCATCACGATCTTGATCGGCTTCATGACACGTCCTCCCCGTTCGGCTGGCACAGATTGACAGGCCGATCCGCGGCTCTTCCGGCCGGTTGGCAATTTTCGACATCATAAATGGCAGAGCTTGACGTTGTCACGCTTGTTATGACGCGCGACATTCAAACCATCGAGACAAGCGGAGCCTTGCCAGAGCAGGCCCGCGACGAGGAAACGCCTGTCCGCCGCGATGCCGCATCTCAAGCGGCTGCCGGCTTTTGATCGAGCGAGGGAACCGGATGACGACAGTTACGCACGAGATGGATGGCAAGGTCGGCGTGGTCACGCTGGCGAAGCCGCCACACAATCTGCTCGACGACGCGCTCATCAATGGCTTGATCGCCGCCTACAACGCGGTGGTCAAAGCCGGCTGCCGCGCCATCCTGTTGCGTAGCGCGATGCGGCATTTCTGCGCCGGCGCCGAGATGGCCTCCTGGGGAACCGGCACGATCATCCACACCGATCAGGCCAAGCTGGAGGCGGTCTGGCGCAGCCTCGAGGACGTGCCGGTCCCGACGGTTGCGGCCGTCAACGGCGGTGCGCTCGGCGGCGGGCTCGAACTGGCGCTGACCTGCGACATGATCATCGCGGCGAACACCGCGTTCCTCGGCCAGGTCGAGGTCGCGGTCGGCTTGCTGCCCCTGCTCGGCGGCACCCAGCGCATCGCCCAGCGCGCCGGCATCGCGCGCGCCAAGGAGATCGCAATGCTCGGCCGCCGTCACACCCCTGAGGCGTTCGAACGCTGGAACATCATCAATCTCGTCGTCCCGGAGGCCGAGCTGGGCGCGGCGTCGATGACCATGGCCCGGCAGCTCGCCGCCGGTCCGACCAAAGTGATCATGGGCGTCAAGATGCAGGCCAACCTCGAGGCGCGCGGCGGCATCGCCGCGGCGGACGCGCGGCAGGTCGAGATCAACGACATGATCTGGCAGGCCAAGGATCGCCAGCGCGGCGCCGACGCCTTCTTTGCCGGCGGTCCCGCAACCGCCGTTTACGAGGGAGATTGACGATGTCGGCAGCACCCCTGCAAGGACTGCGTGTCGTCGATTTCACCCGCGTGCTGGCCGGTCCGCACTGCACCAAGGCGCTGCGCGACCTCGGCGCCGAGGTGACGAAGATCGAGCCGCCGGCCGGCGATATCGGCCGCGCCGGCCTGCCCAACGTCAACGGCATCGGCCTCTATTTCGTGCAGCAGAACGCCGGCAAGCGGAATCTCAGCATCGATCTGAACTACGCCGAGGCGCGCGAGATCGTCACCCTTCTGTGCCGCGACGCCGACGTCATCGTCGAGAATTTCCGGCCGGGCACGCTGGCGCGGTTCGGCTTCAGCTATGAGGATGTCAAAGCGTTCAATCCCGGCATCATCTACGTGTCGCTCAGCGGCTACGGGCAGTCGACGTCCTGGCGCAATCGTCCGGCGTTCGCGCCGACGGTGCAGGCCGAGACCGGACTGACCTCGATCGTGCAGGATCATTTCGGCGAGGCGCTGTCCGAGCCGCGCGGCGATTCATGCAGCCATGCCGACATTTATACCGGGCTGCAAGGCGTGATCGCCGTGCTTGCCGCGCTCCAGCATCGTAACCGCACGGGCGAGGGCCAGCATGTCGACGTCTCGATGGCGGCGACCATGCTGTCGGTCAACGAACGTGCCGGCGCGATGCTGTCCGACATCGACAATGACGGCGAGCCGATCGCGCTCTCGGCCAACGAATCCCATATCTTCGAAATGGCCGACGGCAGCCGCCTGACGATCGCGGCGAGCCCGATCTATTCGCCGATGTTCACGCGCTATTGCGCGATGATGCGGCGGAGCGATCTGCTCGGCGATCCGCGCTACGCCACCGCGAAGCTGCGCCGGCAGAATCTCGCATCGCTGCTCGTCGAAATTCGCGCCTGGCTCACGACGTTCGAGAATCTCGAGCAGCTCCAGGCGCAGGTCAGCGAAGCCGGGCTCGCGGTCGGCCGCGTGCGAACCGTCAACGAGTTCGCGGCCTCCGAGTGGGTCAAAGAGTGGAACGCGGTGGTCGAGGTCGACGATCGCGCCGGCGGCACGGTGCGCATGCCGGGCAATCCCTGGATCTTCAGCCATTCGGAACTGCCATCTCCGGGCGCGCCGGCCTATCAGGGCGAGCACAATGAGGACATCCTCGGCCAGCTCGACGTTTCGTCCGACACGGTGAGGGATTTGCAGCAGCGCAACATCCTGCTCAGTCGGCGGTAAGGGATGGTGCGGTCTTCGGGATGCTAGTCGGCGGCGGTGACAAGGGCGGTATCGCCATGTCATAACGCCTCGCATGCCGAAGCCTCCTCCTCCCGCCAACCGTGGCTCCCCTCCATCACCGGCTCTGCAACGTGCCGCGCTCGCGCTGCAGATGGGGCAGGTCGCCGAGGCCGAACGGCTCGCGGCCGAAGTTCTGAAGGCGAGCCGGACCGATGTCGCGGCGGCCTCGATCCTGGCGCGGGCGCTGATGGCGCAGAACCGTGGCGCGGAGGCGATCGCGCCGCTGGAGCGGATCGCGCGCCGCGTCGAGGACGGCGGCGTCGACACCCTGCTCGGTGCGGCGCTCGGCGGCGCCGGCCGCCGCAACGAGGCGATCGAGCTGCTGCGGCGGACCACGGCTCGCCGCCCGCCGTTCTTTCCGGCATTTCAGGAGCTGGCAGGCCAACTCGCGGCAGCGAACTGCGTCGACGACGCCGTCGCCGTGATCGAGGGTGCGCTTGTGCTGGCGCCCGGCGCCGTCGAGCTGCAGCTCAGCCTCGCGCGCCTGCTGCTGCAACGCCATGACCGCAGCCGGGCCCGCGCGATCCTCGAAGCGGCGCACGCCACAGCGCCCGGGCATCCCGAGATCATGACGACGCTTGCGCGGGTGCGGCTGCTCGACGGCGAGTATGCCGCGGCAGCTACGCTCTACCGCCATGTGCTGGCGCAGCGTCCCGATGATGCCATGATGCGCGCCGATTTCTCGGTGTGCCTGCTGGAGATGGGCGACCGCGCGGCAGCCGAGGCCAATCTGCGCCAGGTGACGCGCGCCCGGCCGCAACTGATCGGCCGCGCCACCCACGCACTGGTGCATTCATCGCACGGCCGCTTCTTCTTCCGCCCGAGCACGGCGGCGAAGTTCTTGAACGAGCCGGGCTAGCCGCAAGGCTAACCCCGACGTCGTGCCGGCCTTCGCCGGCACGACTCAATGGGCTACGTCCGGAATTGCCGGCGATAGAGTCCGGGTTCGCGGCCGATCCGTTTGGTCAGCTCCTGCGCCCGCAGCGTCTCCTCCGGCGTCATCGCGGCGGTCTCTACGGCCCAGCCCTCGCGCTTCACCGGAAAACACTGCGCGATCGGCGTGCCCTTCGGCAGCACGCCCTGGAAATTCGGGTCGTGCCAGCGCGCCGGGAAATGGATCCAGCTGTCGCGGAACAGATCGCAATCGACGACGCCGGTCAGCGTGGTGAACGGCAGGTCGAAGCGATTGACCGGATGGGTGAAGAACAGCGAGTAGCCCGGCGGCGTCTCGATGGTCCACAGATTGTGAAACTTGATCACGTAGCGATCGGGCTCGAACAGCGGCGAGCCCGTCATCTGGCTCTCGTCGTGGAAGCCGACCGGCGAGCGTGGGAATTCCAGCGTGCCGCTGACGGGAAGGTCGTTGTCCCAGGTCACCCCGCCGTTCTCGACCTTGAGGTCGCAGATCAGCGGCAGCAGGAAGCCCGACGTCATGGCGTCGACGAAAGGCGGACAGCGCTTGACGGTATCGATCTCGCGCATGTCGATGGTGCTGAAGGCCTGCGTCGGCATCGCCTTGAGCCAACCAGGCAGGCCGAGTGACGCCCGCACCGGCGGCGGGATCTTGCCTTCGAGCTCGGCCGGGCAGCGGAATTTGACGGTCATTGCTTCGCTGCTGTCGGACATCGCGCCCTCGCTTTTGGTTCGTTGCTATTGGAAGCGCGCTTGCGCCGGACGAGGCTGATCTAGCACGCGCAGGTGCTTACGAGAAAGCCGCACCATCGGATCCGCGGCGCGCGCCGCGCGGCCTCCATAAGCCATTGTTATCGCGGGGGATAAGGCGACCCTTAAATCCCGACCTGGGGCGTGCAAATCTTGCCATGAGGTGGCCTTTCGCGCGCTGCTCTGTGCACGACTCCGCGGATAGCCATTGGCTTTCGACACCAGCCCGGCGCATCATGCCCGGCGTCGGCGACGACAGAATTCTGGCAGGCAACGGAGGCAGCGATGGCCGAATCGAAAGTTGAGACCACGAACACCGCAGGCGCCACGCCGCCATCCGGCGAGAGCACGAGCAGCCCCAGCGAACTCGCGGTCGCCACCGTCCGTACCGTGCCGATCGAGCAGGCGCTGTCGCGCACCGAGCACGATCTGCTCGGTGAGGACGAGGTGCCGGCCAACGCGCTATGGGGCATCCACACCAAGCGCGCGGTGGTGAATTTTCCGATCACCGGCGTGCCGGTCGGCCATTTCCCGGAATTCGTCCGCGCGCTGGCGCTGGTCAAGCAGGCGGCGGCGCGCGCCAACAAGCGGCTCGGCTATCTCTCGCCCGAGAAAGCCGATGCGATCGACGCGGCCTGCACGCAGGTCGCGACCGACCGGGTCTATGCCGAATCCTTCGTGGTCGATGCGATCCAGGGCGGCGCCGGCACCTCGACCAACATGAATGCGAATGAAGTGATCGCCAATGTCGCGCTGCGGCTGATGGGCCGCAAGCCGGGCGACTATCACGCGCTGCATCCGAACGACGACGTCAACATGGCGCAGTCCACCAACGACGCCTATCCGACCGCGCTGCGGCTCGCGGTGATCTTCGCCACCCAGCCTTTGGTGCGCGCGCTGGACGATCTCGCCTATGCCTTCAAGGGCAAGGCGGTCGAGTTCGCCGACGTCCTGAAGATGGGCCGCACCCAGTTGCAGGATGCGGTGCCGATGACGCTCGGCCAGGAGTTCGATGCTTTCCACGCCACCGTGAAGGAGGACGTCGCCCGGTTGAACGAGATTTCCGGCCTGTTCCGCGAGGTCAATCTCGGCGCCACCGCCATCGGCACCGGCATCAATGCCGACCCGCGCTATGCCGCGCTCGCGGTCGAGGAATTGTCGCGCCTGTCGGGCCAGCCGATGATACTGGCCTCCAACCTGATCGAGGCGACCTCGGATCTCGGCGCCTTCGTGCTGTTCTCCGGCGTGTTGAAGCGCGTCGCGGTCAAGGTGTCGAAGATCTGCAACGATCTGCGGCTGTTGTCGTCGGGGCCGCGCACCGGCATCGGCGAGATCCGTCTGCCGGCGGTGCAGGCGGGCTCCTCGATCATGCCGGGCAAGGTCAATCCCGTCATCCCCGAGGTGGTCAACCAGGTCGCCTATCTCGTGATCGGCCACGATCTCACGGTGACGATGTGCGCCGAGGGCGGCCAGTTGCAGCTCAACGCGTTCGAGCCGACCATCGGCTATTGCGTGCTGAGCTCGCTGCGCATGCTGACCGCGGCGATCGATACGCTGACCAAGCGCTGCGTCGACGGCATCGAGGCCGACCGCGAGCGTGCCCGCAGCCTGGTGCAAGGCTCGATCGGCCTGATCACCGCGCTCGCGCCCACGCTCGGCTATGAGGCGAGCTCGCGGGTGGCGCGCCGCGCGCTGAAGGAGAACCGCTCGGTTGCCGACATCGTGCTGGAGGAGAAGCTGTTGACCGAGGCGCAGCTCAACGAGCTGCTCGAGCTCGAAGCCATGACCCGCCCGGCGCGGCGCCAGGGCTCGCCAGTGCCGAAAGGATAGGGCGTCGCAGGAGATCTCGCGCAGCGATCTGCCGCCAGAAAGCGACGGTCGCGGAAACGTGCGTTTAATCTGAGGTTGTTCCATGTGAGAATGCGCGCATTGCGCAACGAGGTTTTCATGGAACATCCGCTTCGCGTCGACGAGTTCGTCCCCGCCGAAGCACCGCCTGCCGCGGCCGGTGCCGAGAGCGTTGCGCCTGCGGCGAAGGCGGCCGCGACGGCGTTGCCGCCATTGCCGAACCTTGCGGCCAGCGACGTCCAGTTCCTGACACCGTCCGATCCGCACTATGCCGACTTTCTTCCCGCAGCCAACAAGCTCACGCAGCTTGCGCCGGCGCTGCGCGCGGTCTGCAAGACCGAACATGCGGTTGCCGTGATGGTGGACTGGGTCCGTGACAACGGCCTGAACTTCGCGACGCGCTGCGGCGGACACTCCTATGAGGGCTTTTCGCAATCCGCCGATGTCGTCATCGACGTGCGCGGGCTGAAGCAGATCACGGTCGACAAGGCATCGAACGTCGTCACCGCAGGCTCCGGCGTGTCGCTGTACGAGCTCTATTCGGCGCTGGCGGCGCAGGGGCTCGCGGTGCAGGCCGGCAGCTGCCCGACGGTCGGCATCTCCGGTCACCTGACCGGCGGCGGCCATGGCCTGCTGGCCCGTTCGCACGGGCTGACTTGCGACGGCCTGCAGCAGGCGACGCTGATCGACGCGCAGGCAAGGACGTTGCACGCCAATGCGACGTCGGAGCCGGACCTCTATTGGGCCTGCCGCGGCGGAGGCGGCGGCAGCTTCGGCATCGCCACGGAATTCAAGATCGGCGTCTTCCCGCTGAACAACGTCCTGGTGTTCGGCGTGACCTGGAAGCTGTCGCAGGCGCATGCCGCGCAATTGTTCGCGGCGTGGCAGAGCTGGGCGCCGAACGCGCCGTCCGACATCACCTCGATCATGAAGGTGGGGCCGCTGGGAAACGGCCTGGTCATGTTGCGCTGCATCGGCCAATCGGTCGGCAGCGAGGCCGCGTTGCGCAGCGAGCTCAAGCATCTGATCTCGCTGCAGACGCCGTCGTCGGCGCTGACGGTGCAGTCGCTGTCGTTCCTCAAGGCAGTGCTGCACTTTGCCGGGACGCTCAGCTACGAATCGGTCCTGATGAAGGCGAAGTCCGACTACGTGCTGACGCCGCTGGCGGCCAGCGGCATCGCTGCGATGATGGCGGCAGTGGCGCCGCTTCCATCAGGCGCGATCGCGCTGTTGTGCGACTCCTATGGCGGCAAGATTGCCGACATCGCCCCCGACGCGACCGCGTTTCCGCGTCGCGCCGGCACGCAGTTCTGCATCCAGTACTATGCGAGCTGGAGCCGTGCCGCCGACACCGCGACGCATCTGGCGCAGGTCGCGAAGGTCTACGCGGCGATGCGGCCCTATATGCCGGGCGCATCCTATGTCAATTACTGCGACCTCGACCTTGCCGATTACGCCACGGCCTATTGGGGCGACAACCTCGCCCGCCTGGTCGCAGTGAAGCAGCAATACGATCCCGACAATCTGTTCCACCACGCCCAGAGCGTGCCGCTGAGTGTGCCTGCGGTGTGAGACATGCTCACAGCGTCTTGATGAACTCGATCAGCGCGCGCCGCTCGTCCGGCTTCAGCTCCGGCCCGATCACGCCTTGGCCCTTCTCGTTGGAGAATTCGTGCCCGGTATTTCGATTGCCTTGCTTGGTGGTGTCGAGCAGGAAGCCGTTCTTGATGCTGACGTTGGTGACGTAGCCGAGATCCTTGGGATCGTATTCCCGGCTGCCGAGCCAGAACTGCGCCGGCCGTTCCTTCACGGGTGACAGCAACGCATAGATGCTCGGCACCGAGCCGTTGTGCAGATAGGGCGGCGTCGCCCAGATGCCGTTGAGCGGCCGCACCTTGTAGGCGAGCTTGGCCTGGATGTCGGGCGGCCGGTAGCCGTTGATCCGGTCGCGATCCGGGGTCGGGGTCTTGTTCTGGTCGTACCAAGAGTTGACGGTGTTCACGACCACATCACGCAGCGCGAATCCGAAGCTCTTGTCCTTGATCCCGAGATTGTCTGGTGTCTCGACCGTGCGCGATGCCAGGCCCTCGGCCTGCGCGGCATCGGTGCCGATATGGCTGATCGGAATCAGTTCGACGTCGAGCAGCATCTCGCCGGCGCTGTTCTTGGTCCACCGCTTGTCGTCCTGGAACAGCGCAAAGGCTTCGCCCGGGGGGCGGGCCTTGCTGTCGATCGCCGGGCCATGGCAACCCTGACAGTGGGTCACGTAGAGGTCGCCGCCTTTCTTCGCGAGGTCCATGTTGATCGGCGGCAGGATGTTGTCCGGCCATTTCGGCGACGCCAGGCCGCCAAAGCCCTTGTCCTTGCTGGGCGCGTCGCCGGCGATCATCCGCTCCATCTCATACAGCACGTCGATGCGCGAGCTCGACCTGAACAGGTCCCTGGACGGGTCGAGCAGGTTGAGCTCGGCGGACACGCCGAGCGACTCGCCGGCATTGCGCACCATCGGCTGCATGATCGAGCCGTCATACTGTACCCAGCTGAACCACGGCGCGTTCCAGATCCGCGGGAAGTGTACCGGCGCCGAGTGCGAGGCATAGTTGCTCGGATTGTTGAGGTCGATCGAGAACACCTGGTTGCCGATCCGGTTCAGCGCGTCGAGCCGGGCGTAGCCCTCCTCGACGCTGTTGGCCGCGACCTTGGTCTCCAGGTTGTTGATATTGGCGTACTGCTTCAGCACCAGGTCGAGCTGCCCGCGCAGCGCCATCTTCTCGTCGAGGCTCGAATCCTTGCCGAGGATCTCGTCGGCGAAGCGCGAGAAGCGGCCCGGCCAGAACCGGGTCAGCAACAGCGACAGGCCGACGCTCTTCTGGAACTCGAACAGATTGGTGTTGGCCGGCCCGCCGTCGATCACGATCTCGGTGCCGCGGTAGCTGAAGCTGCCGGTGTGGCAGGCCGCGCAGGTCAGCCCGATTCCGGTCATGTCGCTCTTGTCGTGCGGATTGCGCCAGGGGGCTCCGTTCGCATCCAGCATTGCGGTGCCATGCGCGAATCCGATCGGCAGCGGATCGGCCTTGCCGGGAATCACGGTGTCGGGGATGAAGCCGAAGCGGCCGAGATAGTTGGTGTCGCTGAGCCGTGGCGCGGCGCCGATCAGCGGCCAGATCGTCGGCTGCTCCAGCACCATGAACCATTCTTGGGGAATGCCGAACGTCCGGGTGCCCTGGTCGGCGTGGTAGAACCAGCGCAGTTGCTCGGCAGAGACCTTCTGGTCCAGCCACACGGTCTTGGCGGGTGGCTGGTAGTCGACCGCCTTGACGTTGAACCCTTCGGCGAGGAATTTCAGATCATCTTTGAAGTAGGCGAGGCCCGCGACAAGCACCAGTCCAATGAAGATGATCGTCTTGCGAGGCATGCCCGTCCCCCAGATTCGCGGTCACCGCGCGTCATATGGATGAGATGTTAAAAATCGCCAAAACATGTTCGCGCGGAGCGTGTGTCACGTTGCACGCCATCCTACAGTAGCGCCTTTCGCTCTAACAGTGAAAATATCGGTCGGCTGTGAAGCAGTTCACTTTCGGCAGCTCGGTCCGCGGCGGCATTTGCGCGCATCACGGCCGGACGCTAGAAATAGCCGGCAATTTTTCGCGGGGCAATTGCTTGAACGCCGCCGGCGCGCAACCTCTCACCATCACCATCTCGGACGACCGCGCGGTGTCCGCGCTGCTGCTGCGGCCGGCGCAGCCGCGTGCGGCCTATGCGTTCGCCCACGGCGCCGGCGCCGGCATGACGCATCCGTCGATGGCCGCCATCGCGGAAGGGCTCGCGGCGCGCGGCATCGCGACGCTGCGCTATCAGTTTCCCTATATGGAGCAGGGCAGCAAGCGGCCCGATCCGCCCGCCGTCGCACAGGCCGCGGTGCGCGCGGCCGTGGCCGAGGCCGCACGCCGTTGCGGCGATCTGCCGCTGTTCGCCGGCGGCAAATCCTTCGGCGGCCGCATGACCTCGCAGGCGCAGGCCAAGACGCCGCTTGCCGGCGTGCGCGGCCTGGCGTTCCTCGGCTTTCCGCTGCACGCCGCCGGCAAGCCGTCGAACGAGCGGGCGAGCCATCTCGCCGAGGTCAAGATCCCGATGCTGTTCCTGCAGGGCACTCGCGATGCGCTGGCCGAGTTCGATCTGCTCCAGCCGGTCGTCAAAGGGCTCGGGGCGCGCGCGACGCTGCATCCGGTGCAGGAGGCCGATCACTCCTTCCACGTGCTCAAGCGCTCCGGCCGCAACGATGCCGAGGTGATGACCGAGCTGCTGGATGCGTTCGCCGCGTGGGTGACGAAGCATTCGTAGCCGCATCCGCGCTACGATCCACCATAAATCCGATCGCGCAGCCGGCGCATGCCGGACAGCCAGCGGTCGCGGTTGGCGGCCTTGCGCTGCATGTAGTCCTGCACCTGCGGATGTGAGAGGATCAGGAAGCGCTCCTCGTCCATCGCCTCGAGCACCATCCGCGCGACGTCGCCCGGTTGCAGCACGCCGTCGACGCGGGCGGCGCTCGGACCCGGCGTCGTCATGCCGGTCTGCACCGATTGCGGACAGAGCACCGAGATGCGGATGCCGCGGTCGCCATACTGGATTGCGAGATGCTCGGCGAGCGCAACCGCGGCATTTTTCGTCACCCCGTAAGGCATCGAGTTCAGCGATGCCAGCAGCCCCGCGGCTGATGCGGTGTTGATGAGATAGCCGGAGCCGCGCGCGAGCATGCCGGGCACCAGCGCGCGCGCCGCGAACACGTGGCTCATCACATGCACCCGCCAACTGACGTCCCAGTCGGCATCGGACGCACTCTCCTGTCCCTTGCGCGACAGCCCGGCATTGGAGAAGAACACGTCGACCGGGCCGTATTTGTCCTCCGCTGCGGCGATCAGCGCCTTGATGTCCTCTTCCAGCCCGACATCTGCGGTCACCGCCAGGCCGTCGATATCGCCGGCAACGCTGGCGAGGCGGTCGCGCGAGGTCTTGAGGTCGGCAACGACGACGCCGCGCGCGCCGGCCTGTGCATAGGCCCGCGCCACCGCCTCGCCGATTCCGCTGGCGCCGCCGGTGACGACGCAGACCTTGTCCTTGACGTGCATGGTTGGATGTCCCTGCTTGTTGTCGTTGCGTGGAGTGTCAGCCCTGATCGAGCCCCTTGTCACGCGCCTTCTGGATCGCGAGCGCGGCCATCAGATCGAGCATCGGGGTGGCGAGGCCGGCGGCGCGGGCAAAGGCGGCCGGTGCGCGCACCAGCACGTCGATCTCCATGGCGCGGCCGAGCTCGTAATCCTGCAGGATCGACGGCTTGTGATCCGGCGCCGGCCCGGTGCGGGCGACGCGCTTGACCTCCGGGATGAAGTGCGTCGCAATCGCATTGGCCTCGTCGAGCAGCCGCGGGATCACCTCTTGCATCGCAGGATCGTCGCGCAGAGCGCGCGCCGTCAGCCCGGTCAGCAGGCACAGGACCGACATCGACATGTTGGTGAGCAGTTTCGACCAGATGGTCTCGCGGATTTCCTTGACGTCGAACGATTCGATCGCCGCTTCGTTCAGCGCGCCGCGCAGCCGCGCGATCCGCTCGCTGTCGCGGTCGTCGCATTCGCCGATCAAGAGCCGATTGCGCTCCGGCGTGAGGTTCGCCACCACGCCGGGCGCGACCACCTCGTTGGAGGAGAAGATCACGCCGCCGATGATCCGCTGCTTCGGCACCGCCGTGCGCAGCCGTCCGCCCGGATCGAGGAAGCCGAGATCGGGAATTTTGGGATGAGCCGCCGGCATGCCGAGATCATACCACCAGGGAATGCCGTTCTGTGCGAACACGATGGCGGTGCCATCATGCAGCAATGGCTTGAGCCCGTCTGCGAGCGCGCCGATGCCGGTCGCCTTCAGCGTGCTGATGACGACGTCCTGCGGCC from Bradyrhizobium genosp. L includes:
- a CDS encoding 2-dehydropantoate 2-reductase, whose protein sequence is MRICIFGAGAVGSHFAVRLARAGHDVSCVMRGPHLDAVKANGLTLKVGDTAFTARIKASADPAELGPQDVVISTLKATGIGALADGLKPLLHDGTAIVFAQNGIPWWYDLGMPAAHPKIPDLGFLDPGGRLRTAVPKQRIIGGVIFSSNEVVAPGVVANLTPERNRLLIGECDDRDSERIARLRGALNEAAIESFDVKEIRETIWSKLLTNMSMSVLCLLTGLTARALRDDPAMQEVIPRLLDEANAIATHFIPEVKRVARTGPAPDHKPSILQDYELGRAMEIDVLVRAPAAFARAAGLATPMLDLMAALAIQKARDKGLDQG